From Poecile atricapillus isolate bPoeAtr1 chromosome Z, bPoeAtr1.hap1, whole genome shotgun sequence, one genomic window encodes:
- the GALT gene encoding galactose-1-phosphate uridylyltransferase: MEPSLAEGGGRFRTSEHQHVRYNPLRDDWVLVSAHRVKRPWQGQLEKPPPEDVPRWDPKNPLCPGATRANGEVNPKYEGTFVFPNDFPALQPDAPEPDDSDHPLFRAAPARGVCKVMCFHPWSDLTLPLMSLPEIRAVVDAWAELATELGASYPWVQIFENKGAMMGCSNPHPHCQVWASSFLPNEARLEDRTQRQHLSQHGVPMLLEYAEQEARRKERLVVENADWLVVVPYWATWPYQTLLLPRRHVCRLQDLSDSEKDSLASIMQRLLIKYDNLFEVSFPYSMGWHGAPTGPYLEEECRHWQLHAHYYPPLLRSATVRKFMVGYEMLAQAQRDLTPEQAAERLRSLPEVHYKKRTEEV; this comes from the exons ATGGAGCCATCGCTGGCGGAGGGGGGCGGCCGCTTCCGTACCAGCG AGCACCAGCACGTTCGGTACAACCCGCTGCGGGACGACTGGGTGCTGGTGTCGGCCCACCGGGTGAAGCGCCCTTGGCAGGGTCAGCTTGAGAAGCCACCCCCAGAGGATGTGCCCCGCTGGGACCCCAAGAACCCCCTCTGTCCCGGGGCCACCCGGGCCAACGGCGAG GTGAACCCAAAGTACGAAGGTACTTTCGTCTTTCCAAATGACTTCCCTGCACTGCAGCCTGATGCTCCAGAACCTG ATGACAGTGATCACCCCTTGTTTCgagctgccccagcccggggTGTGTG CAAGGTGATGTGTTTCCACCCCTGGTCAGACCTGACGCTGCCTCTCATGTCCCTGCCAGAGATCCGGGCTGTCGTCGATGCATGGGCAGAGCTGGCGACTGAACTGGGTGCTTCCTACCCCTGGGTGCAG ATCTTTGAGAACAAGGGAGCGATGATGGGCTGCTCCAACCCACACCCCCACTGCCAG GTGTGGGCCAGCAGCTTCCTCCCGAACGAGGCGCGCCTGGAGGACCGGACCCAGCGCCAGCACCTGAGCCAGCATGGCGTGCCCATGCTGCTGGAGTATGCTGAGCAGGAGGCTCGCCGAAAG GAGCGGCTGGTGGTGGAGAATGCAGACTGGCTGGTTGTGGTGCCATACTGGGCTACCTGGCCCTACCagaccctgctgctgccccgcCGCCACGTCTGTCGCCTCCAGGACCTCAGTGACAGTGAGAAGGACA GCCTGGCCTCCATCATGCAGAGGCTGCTCATCAAGTACGACAACCTCTTTGAAGTCTCCTTCCCCTACTCCATGGGCTGGCACG GAGCCCCCACAGGCCCCTACCTGGAGGAGGAGTGCAGGCACTGGCAGCTCCATGCCCACTACTATCCCCCACTGCTGCGCTCCGCCACCGTCCGCAAATTCATGGTGGGATACGAGatgctggcacaggcacagagagaCCTCACCCCAGAGCAG gcaGCTGAGCGCCTGAGGAGCCTCCCTGAGGTACACTACAAGAAGAGGACCGAGGAGGTGTGA
- the SIGMAR1 gene encoding sigma non-opioid intracellular receptor 1 isoform X1 produces MPPQSRKPGGIGPFQPPAPPRRAGAAARALRGVAAAGAVPARVPLPVPGAVERGMGAAWGRRALRVGLALGALALVLQGLRGWLAAKRYEFTSAEIAQLARHHAGLDHELAFSKIIVELRKKHPGHILPDEDLQWVFVNAGGWMGSMCLLHASLTEYVLLFGTAVDTGGHSGRYWADISDTVISGTFRQWKEGTTRSEIYYPGDTIVHQAGEATSVQWSAGTWMVEYGRGFIPSTLAFALADTLFSTQDFVTLFYTLRVYAKGLLLEANAFFSTFGC; encoded by the exons ATGCCGCCCCAGTCCCGGAAACCCGGCGGGATCGGCCCCTTCCAgcctcccgccccgccccggcgcGCCGGCGCAGCCGCCCGGGCCCTGCGTGGCGTGGCCGCGGCGGGGGCGGTCCCGGCCCGGGtcccgctcccggtgccgggggCGGTGGAGCGCGGGATGGGCGCGGCGTgggggcggcgggcgctgcGGGTCGGGCTGGCGCTGGGCGCGCTGGCgctggtgctgcaggggctgcgcGGGTGGCTGGCGGCCAAGCGCTACGAGTTCACCTCCGCCGAGATCGCACAGCTCGCCCGGCACCACGCGG ggctggaccaTGAGCTGGCTTTCTCCAAGATCATTGTGGAGCTACGAAAGAAGCACCCAGGCCACATCCTGCCAGACGAGGACCTGCAGTGGGTGTTTGTGAATGCAGGCGGGTGGATGGGCTCCATGTGCCTGCTCCATGCCTCGCTCACCGAGTACGTGCTGCTCTTTGGGACAGCTGttgacactgggggacactcaG GTCGCTACTGGGCAGATATTTCAGACACTGTCATCTCGGGGACATTCCGGCAATGGAAGGAGGGGACCACCAGAAGTGAGATCTACTATCCAG GGGACACCATCGTGCACCAGGCAGGAGAGGCCACGTCAGTGCAGTGGAGTGCAGGCACCTGGATGGTGGAGTATGGCCGGGGCTTCATCCCCTCCACACTCGCCTTCGCCCTGGCTGACACCCTCTTCAGCACTCAGGACTTCGTCACCCTCTTCTACACCCTGCGTGTCTACGCAAAGGGCCTGCTCCTGGAAGCAAATGCCTTCTTCAGCACCTTTGGGTGCTGA
- the SIGMAR1 gene encoding sigma non-opioid intracellular receptor 1 isoform X2, producing the protein MQAGGWAPCACSMPRSPSRYWADISDTVISGTFRQWKEGTTRSEIYYPGDTIVHQAGEATSVQWSAGTWMVEYGRGFIPSTLAFALADTLFSTQDFVTLFYTLRVYAKGLLLEANAFFSTFGC; encoded by the exons ATGCAGGCGGGTGGATGGGCTCCATGTGCCTGCTCCATGCCTCGCTCACCGA GTCGCTACTGGGCAGATATTTCAGACACTGTCATCTCGGGGACATTCCGGCAATGGAAGGAGGGGACCACCAGAAGTGAGATCTACTATCCAG GGGACACCATCGTGCACCAGGCAGGAGAGGCCACGTCAGTGCAGTGGAGTGCAGGCACCTGGATGGTGGAGTATGGCCGGGGCTTCATCCCCTCCACACTCGCCTTCGCCCTGGCTGACACCCTCTTCAGCACTCAGGACTTCGTCACCCTCTTCTACACCCTGCGTGTCTACGCAAAGGGCCTGCTCCTGGAAGCAAATGCCTTCTTCAGCACCTTTGGGTGCTGA